The bacterium genome segment CAGGGTGTTTCTGGTAATCAATTTGGGGTGATTCCACCATTTTTTATGCCTCCCTTCCTACTTTTTCGAGGCATAAAGGATAAAAATTCACCTCATATAGCAAAATTTATTCCGATCTCTATTGATGTCCGAACCTCTTTTTGTTTTCTATGTGGTCGCGTATTTATGGCGACCTGTACTAAGATACTCGGCCCGGTGAAAATAGGTAATAACGTAACTATAGGAGCAAATTCAGTCGTAACTCGTGATATCCCTGCAAACCATACCTATCAGGGCATACCCTCCATATTAAAAAAATTAAGCACAAACAACCAAATATAATTATTGATGCGCCCGCGAAAGCAGGAATTGAGAAGGATGAGCCCGGGTTCTCACTTTCTCATTCTCCCTGGGTAGCTGGATAAACAGAAAAAATCCGATTGGGGAGATCAGGAAGATATAAGCGGTGGATGTCCATTGTGCACAGGTGAAAACCGGATAACTGCTCGTTTGCCAAGGAGATGGGTATGCCGATACGAAAATTAAAAGAGTTTCTGGATAACAATAACATCAGGTATGTAACTATCACTCACTCACCTGCCTACACTGCTCAGGAGATTGCAGCCTCAGCCCACATTCCTGGGCGGGAGATGGCCAAGACAGTCATGGTGAAAATCGATGAAAAAATGGCTATGGTTGTTCTGCCTGCCAATGTTCAGATAAACTTCGATTTCCTCAGATGCATCACCGGAGCACAGAGAGTTTCGCTTGCCAGTGAGGAAGAATTCAAGGACAGATTCCCGGAATCCGAGATTGGAGCCATGCCGCCTTTTGGCAATTTGTATGGCCTGGATGTACTGGTGTCAGAAGATCTGGCCATGGATGAGGAAATCGCCTTTAATGCCGGTTCTCACTCGGAGCTGATCAAGATGTCCTATAAAGATTTCGAGCGGCTCGTAAGGCCAAAAGTGATAGTAACGTCTTGAAGTCAGCGGACAAGGAAAATACCATCTTCAATTTCCCTTGCTCTCACTGCCTGGCTGGGGGTACCACATGAAAGGGTCGATCCCTGGTATCACCTGGTATCAAGGATGATACCTGCCAAAACGTGAAGAGTATTCGGCTCTTGAAACATCATCTTGACTATCGACTGCCATTCCTGCTATTTTTATTTAATAATCACTCTAATTTTGATAATAATATATATTTATAGGATCGTATTTTGGAACTCCCATACCCCAGGAATATGGAGTATCTCACCAGGCACTCGAAGATGCGCACCCTAATTGATGGCTCATCATGGTACTCTGATGGCCATTTCCTGAGAGCAACAGAAGATACTTACCCCCAGAGGATACAAATGAAACCTGTAATCAGCCTCAATACAATATGCCTGAAAAGGCGCATGGGGATAATTATTCTCCTGCTTCTGGCAATCCTGATGCCCGGCAAGCCTGCTCTCTCGGCAGTTGTCCTGGAGCCTGGGGCAATATTGGAAGCCGGGGCAATACCGGACCCTGGAGCAATAACGGCCAAACCGGCTCAAAGAAGTTGTCTGGAGGATAATTCCGGCATCCTGGACATCGAAGGGGTCAGTGGAAAGGTGGGCGATGAGATTCTCATTCCAATAAAGATCCAGGCCCTGCCCAGGGCAGTATTTTCCTTTGGCTTTGAAGTTTCTTATGATAGTCGCATTCTGGAATACACGGGTTTTGGCTTTGGCCGGGGAGATCTGGCTGCTTCACTCAACAGGTTCGATGTCTATTCCTTGAGCCCTGGCAAACTCAGGGGCGGGGGGCTTTCCCTGCGCGATGGGCTCTCGAAAGGGGCAAATGGCTGCCTTGCCTCGCTGAAGTTTATGATCAGGGGTGGCCTTGAAGGTGAATGTTACCCGGTGAAGCTTGAAAATCTGGTGGATGACATGGCCAATTTTCCTGCCAGTTCCGCGTGTGTCTGTATTACTTCCGTCAGGATGTGGTATAAGGATGCGGACAAAGATGGATATGGCACCAGGAGCGTGGTTAAGGTCCAGAGTAATCAGCCGTCCGGTTTTGTGTCCAATGCCGATGATTGCGATGACAGCCAGACCAGGATTAACCCGGCCACTGTGTGGTATCAGGACGAGGATGGTGATGAATATGGAGATAAGGATTCGTCCAGGGTCCAGTGCAGGCAGCCCGATGGTTATACTCTGAATGCTCCTGACAATTGCCCGAAGGTGTCCAATCCCAAACAGACAAACAGTGATCAAGACTCCCGGGGAGATGCCTGCGACAATTGTCCTTTTATGGCCAATGAGGATCAGGAGGATAAAGACGGAGATGGAGTGGGTGATGCATGTGACCGGTGCCCGGACTATTACAACCCGGATCAGGATGATGCCGCTTCAGTGGTTCCTGACAGGGCAGAATTGCCTCTGCTGACCCTGAATTGCGGCCAGAAGGTGACACTTACTCCGCCGACAGCTACCGATCCCTGCACCGGCAGGAAAATAACGGCCATAAGAGGGAGCACTGAGGATATCTTCTCCTCTGGACCGGGGACATATACCGTAACCTGGAACTACCAGAAGGATAGGAAAACCATCCTGACCCAGCAGCAGACTATCGCTGTGGTTGATAAGGAGCCCCCGGTTCCCCACCAGAAAGACCTTCCTGCAATCGTGAGAGACTGCGTGATCACGGATCCAGGGAAGCCATGCACCTGTGAACAAAAACCCATCGATCCTCCCAGGGCTACTGACCTGTGCGCTGGAGAAATCATTGCCACTACCCAGGATCCCCTGGTCTGTGAAAGTCCCGGCACCTACAAGGTGACCTGGACCTATAGTGATGACTCCACAAAACCTGTCTCACAGACTCAAGAGGTCATCGTGCGGCTTGTGGCCCACGTTGGACCAGGACAGACCTTTGCACGAGTGGCAGATGGAATTGGTGCTGTGTCTGCTCCAGGTGTTATCGGCAAGATCAAGGTTGCCAGAGGAGAATACCGTTTCGACCCGAAGATTTATGTTCAAAGCAGGCAAATTCTGGAAGGCGGGTGGGACCCCAATTTCAACATTCGGGACCCGAAGATCTATAAGACGTTACTTTCCGGCAGTTCGATCGTTTTTATCGATGCCAATGCAGCCAGCCTGGATGGTTTTATTATTGAAAATTCAACTGCCGGTGACAGGGATATACTTCCAGCAATACTACCGGTACGGTTCAGAAAAGAAAGTTTCGGCAATATTGCCTACTCCGGCGGCGGCATATACTGCAAGAATTCCTCACCGCTCATATCAAACTGCGAGATACTCAATAACCGGGCATATGAAGCAGGCGGCGGTCTGTTTTGTCTCAATTCCTCTCCAACCATTTCCAACTGCGTCATATCGAAAAACAGGTCCGATCTTTTCGGCGGCGGCATTTGCTGCCTGAACTCATCACCGGTCGTTCAAAATTGCACGATCTCGGAAAATACTGCCATGTACGGCAGCGGGATTTCCTGTGACGGTTCCTCGTTTCCGGTTATCATCAACTGTACCCTATGGAAGAACACGGCTTCCAGCGACGGCGGCGGGATATATGTCAGGGACTCGAGCCTGAAGGCCGTAAACTGCACCCTGTGGGGAAACAGCAGCGCCTCTCAGGGAGGCAGCATCTATGCTGAAAATTCCCTGTTCACGGTGACGAACAGCATCCTGTGGAATAACCTGCCCGATGAGATATGGTCCGATGCCGGATCAACCAGCCAGGTAACCTATTGCGCTGTTCAGGGAGGGTTTGGCGCTCCTGAAATCACCCATAATATTCAGAGCAATCCCTTATTCAAGGATCCCAATGCCCGGGATTTTCGCCTTTTTTCCGGCATACACCAAAGATCTCCCTGCATCGATGCAGGCACCGGGAGTGAAGCTCCGGATGAGGATAAGGATGGCGAATCAAGACCTTACGATGGGGACTGTGACGGGACGCCCGAAGTTGACATTGGTGCTTATGAGTACCGGGATGACCAGCAGCCGGTGCCTGATCTCGATCCCCTGCCGGCGGTCAGAGGAGATTGCCAGCTTGCCCTGACCCCGCCGACAGCGACCGATGACTGCGCCGGACCGATTACCGCTGTCACTGATAAGCCGCTCCTCTACACCAGCCAGGGCACTTTTTCGGTGACCTGGACCTATGACGACGGCCACGGGAATATCACCCGGCAGGACCAGACGGTCGTGGTTCAGGATACCACTCCCCCTGTTTTCGACCAAAATCCTTTGCCGGACCTGAGATTCGAGTGCGCTGATCAGATACAGATCATCCCGCCGACAGCCACAGATCTTTGCGCCGGAAAAGTAACGGCAACCACTGCCGATTCCGTACCCTCATCGGTCGGCACAACTACTCTGACCTGGTGCTATCAGGACACCCTTGGCAATGTCTCGTACCAGACGCAGAAGGTTCTGGTGACCGATACCCAAAAGCCGGTGCCGGACCTCGATACCCTGCCGGATATCGTGGCTGAGAATACCGTTACCCTGACACCGCCGACAGCCACTGACCGCTGCCAGGGGAAGATTACAGCAATAACCGACCACCTCACCTATACCCAAAAGGGCAGTCATACGGTAATCTGGACCTATCGTGACAGCAGCGGCAATAGCGTGGAGCAGCAGCAGAAGGTAACTATCAGGCGGGTGCTCTTCACCGGCCCCGGACAGGCATATTCAACCATCAAAGCGGCCCTGGACAGCGCTGACAGCGAAGATACCATCAGACTGGCCGCAGGCTCATATTCCGGTGTCCAGGTTACCATCCAGAAGGGAATCAGGCTGGAAGGGGGATGGGACAGCGGTTTTACGCACCGGGATCCCGCCCTCTATCCGGCTGTTCTGGCTGGTGCAGCGGGAGCAGGGCCGGTGATAACCTTTATCAATTGCAATCAGGCAATAGTTGACGGATTAACCATTACCCATGTCAGCAGTCCGGGCAAGCCCGGGGCCGGCTCCGGAATATCCTGCCGCAATTCTTCTCCCACAATCGTAAACTGCATCATATCCGGCAACAGCACCTCGTATGGTGCCGGAATATATTGTGAACATTCCTCTCCCCAGATCGTCCGCTGCACCATCACGGAGAATACCGCTGCCACAGCCGGAGGAGGGATTTACTGGACCTCGGACTCCCGGCCAGTTATCCTGGATTGCCGATTCATCCATAATATCAGCCAGGGGAAGCCCAGCCATGTCAGTATGGAAAGTAACCCCGGTTTCTCTTCCGACCTCCAGTTGACAGGCCACAAGGCTTTCAGGCAGGTTCAGTTCCTGATCTACAACAACCGGAGCGGGCTGGGAAGATCTGCCTACCGGTTCTTTGAACAGCCATGCGGGTTGAATCAGGTTATCGGTAACGATGACCTTGTGGTCATCTCCCTTCAGCCATGATGTTCAGATAAGAGAGACGGAAGCTGAAACGGTTTTCTCATGGCCAGAGGGGGGCGGAGGATTTCGGACATGACGACTCCCTGCCAGAGCATGTCCGGATGGATCAGAAAGGATATCCCTTCGGCATCGATTTTCTCTCCGGAAATCTCCGGCCTGCCAGATAACGGCGGTTGTAATTCCCCTGGCACTGCACCCTGCCCGGCACTTATTGCCTCTCCTGCTGCCTTGCAGGAAATGATCTCCGCTGGCGTAGGCCGGGTCCTCATCTCAGGTACTGGGCCTCTTCCCGGTGGAATTTCGGCTGTCCTTCCCGGTGGAGTCGATGCCCTCCCCGGCGACGGAGCCGCAGGCCCGGTTGGTCCTTCCCGGTGCGTTCTGGCCCTGCGCTCCCAGTCAGCCAGAACATCCAGGGCTTCTCTCTCCCGGGGAGTAAGCACTGGCCGGGGGGCTGCTTCTTTCGGCCTGCTGGTGGAAGATGACGGCCCCGGCTCCCTGTGAGGCGAAGGGGGGGATGGCCCTCTCTGTTGAGGCAGCCTCTGCCGCTGAGGCGGCGGGTAATGCCGGTCCTTCCCCTGCTGGCTTTTTTTCAAAAACCGGAGAAAGGCGCTGATGAGATAAAAGACGATGACAAGCTCGATAACTCTGTCCATAAGGCTAGCCTTTCTCTTTCTCGGTCTTGGGTTGTCCGCCGCCGGGAGTTGCGGGTTTTTCCCCTCCCATTCGGGAAATGGATTCCCGCATTTCGGTATCAGCCGAGATATTCTTGAGATGATAGTAATCCATGACACCAAGATTCCCCCTGCGGAAGGCTTCGGCCATAGCCAGCGGCACCTGGGATTCGGCCTCGATGACTTTGGCCTTCATTTCCTGTACCTTGGCTTTCATTTCCTGCTCCATGGCTACCGCCAGAGCACGACGGCTTTCAGCCTGTGCCTGAGCGATTTCCTTATCAGCCTGGGCCTGCATGGTCTGCAGGCGGGCTCCGACATTTTCTCCTACATCCACATCGGCAATATCAATGGACAGGATTTCAAAGGCAGTCCCTGAATCCAGCCCCTTGGACAGGACTGTCCGGGAGATGGAATCCGGGTTTTCCAGAACGTCTTTATATGAGGCCGAGGAGCCGATGGTAGTGACCACACCCTCTCCGACGCGGGCGATGATGGTTTCCTCTCCCGCTCCTCCGACCAGCCGCTCCATGTTGGCCCGCACCGTCACCCGGGATTTGGCCTGAACCTGAATACCGTCCTTGGCTACGGCAGCCACAACCGGAGTTTCGATGACCTTGGGAATAACGCTCATCTGCACTGCTTCCAGTACGTTCCGGCCAGCAAGGTCTATGCCCGATGCAATGTCGAATCCCATCTTGATTCCTGCCTTGTCTGCGGAAATGAGGGCCTTGACCACGGATTCGACATGCCCCCCTGCCAGAAACAAGGCCTCAAGATCATTGATGGCAATATCCAGACCCGCCTTGACAGCGCTGATTCTGGCATTAACCACCACATGGGGCGGCACCCGGCGAAACCTCATGCCGATCAGGTTGATGATTCCCACATAAGCTCCGGAAGACCAGGCGGCAATCCAGAGCTGGACCGGAATAAGGTAGGTGAAAAGAATCAGGAAAATAATGATAAAAGCAAAAGCGAAAAATGGGAATAATGGTGTTAAGGGCATAGCTCAAGCCTCCAGGGTTACAGAGTTAGTTAGTTATTTTAAAATTTGATAATTCTCACTGTTCTTCCTCGACAAATATGCGATTGCCCTCTATCCGGACAATCCTGACTCTGGTGCCTTTTTCCAGATAGGTGCCATCGGTGAGCACATTCAGGCGATGTCCCTGAAAGTTGGCTATACCTGCCGGTCTGAGGTCAGATGCGGCCAGGCCGGTTTGCCCGGGAGATAGAGCTGAATTTTTCCCTGCGCCCTCTTCTCTATCTCCACCACCGGCAGCGTGAGGGGCAGGCTTTCCAACCTGGCGTTTCAGCACAAAAGTGCTGGTCAGACCGCTTTTCCGTAAAAGGATGATCGACAGGACAATCGATCCAATGCTGACCAGCGCGGCCCCGATTGCCCAGGCTATGTTCAGCCTGCTCCATGCCAGATAAACAGCCGTAGCCAGCAGGAAAACGGCTCCGGTACCTGCAAGGCCAAAGCCGGGGATAATGAATACTTCGACGAGCATCAGGACCGTTCCCAGAAGCATCAGCAGGAGAATCAGAACAGGCAGGCTCATTGCCGATCCGGTGAGCAGCAGAATGCCCGACACCAAAAGCAGAAGCAGCATGGCCAGAACGGGCAGATGCAGGAAGGCATACCGCAGTATCAAACCCTCTCCTCCTTTCCGATTTTTTGGACCATGATCCTGCTGCCCTCCACCCGGACAATCCGCACTGCAGAGCCCCGGTCGATAAAATCTCCCTCGCTGACCACGTTCAGGCGCTTTTTTCCGAATGCCGCCTTCCCGGCGGGCCGAAGGTTAGTCAGGGCCACTCCGCTCTGGTCAAGATGCTGAACCCGGTCCGGTTCCTGGTCTGATTTCAGGGCTGGCCGTGCTTCTTCCGGCGCAGCAGTGTCGGTTTTTGGCTGTTCAGCCTCACGCTGTCGTCCCTGGCCGGTGCGGGTCTGGAGCACCAGCCGCTGGACAGCCGCGCTTTTGGCCAGAAATTTCACCGACAGGGCAAGGGCAATCAGGGCGATGAGCATGACAATCGAGATGTGCGATACCGCACTCCATAGCTCCCAGGAAGTGGGATTCCTGCCCACCAGACTCAGGATGAAACCGGCGGCCAGGGCTGCCAGGCCAAGGATGCCGGTCAGACCGAAACCGGGAATAACCAGGATTTCCAAAAGGAGCAGAACCGTGCCGATCAAAAGGAGCGCGACCTCTTCCCAGCCGACCAGCCTGAGAATCACATGCCCCCAGAAGAACACAGCCAGGCAGATCAATCCCACGGTTCCGGCGATCCCCCAGGTAGGTGTCCTCAGCTCAATAAGCAGGCCGAGCAGGCCAATGGTCAGGAGCACGGAGCTGATCAGACTGCCGCTCGTGGCCCGGAGAAACTTTTCTGCCCAGTTCGCTCTTTGCTCCACCAGCCTGGCTTGCATAGGTAGATGGAGATTGAATTTTTGCAGGATCTCTCCGGTTCCGCCGGTGATTTCAAAATCGGCAACTTTGGAACGCAGGGCCTCAGAGGTGGTCAGCGTCAGCAGCTTTCCTTTTTCGGTCAGTCCCTCGATGACTACATCCGGATCGACCATGGCTTCAGCAATTCGCGAAGGACGGTGGTTTTTTTCCGCTGTGGCCTTCATCTCCTTGCGGAAGTAGGAGATCACCTTTTCACTGGCAGGTTCTCCCTTCTGACTGAAAGGGTCGATTATAACTGGTGTGGCTGCTCCGATCGTGGCTCCGGGGGCCATGACAATTTTCTGGCAGGCCAGGGAAATCAGCGCTCCGGCAGAGATGGCCCGCTCGTTGATATAGGCGATGGTCAGGGTTTTTGAATTCAGCAGGGTATCCCGGATGTCGATGGCTGCATCCAGGCGGCCTCCAAGAGTGTTGATTTCCAGGATTATGGCCCGGATACCCTGTTCATCAGCCTGCCGGACCACGCGCCTGATGAACGGGGAAAGCCCCTGATCGACCTCTCCACTGAGCTTGACCAGGAAAACCTCATCCTGCCTGTTCCGCCCCTTATCCCCCCCCTGCCCGATTACAGCCACACTGTTTGAGGCTCTCAAGGAAAAGAGAGTCAGAAATAGAATCAATGACAGCACCAGTGCCGGGAAGCGATGCACAGAAAATATCCTTTCCATTTTGCTTTTACCTTAATTTCCTGCATCTTGTACCGAGCTGTTATTTTCTCTTAACTCAACCGCAGTATAACAGGGTACGGGCTAATTGGCAAGGGTTTATGCAATGATATCATCTTCTTATGGTGATAGTACAAGGCAACAGCAGGGTGGGGCTAAAATGCCTCATCACTGCCATGAGTAAAAAAGCAACCCTGGCATGAGAGAAAAGGCAACCCGGTGGTGGGTCATGTGCCCCACCATAAGTCAGGGTAGAGATAATGTCATTACTCAGGAAGGCGCAAAGGGGCAAGGGCACAGAGGCAGTCATGGGCTGGGGCTGTCTGGCCCCAGCCCATGACTTGCAATAGTATATGTTAATCTTACAATAAGCCTGACTCAGTGAAATAATTGCAGTACTACCAGTAATCACGATTGGAATTATCAATTCAACCGGGTATCAGTCTGGATGCTGCACTGACCTATGCCACCCTGGGAGAGGTTAAGAACAAAGATCAGCTTCCCCGTGAACCCGCTCTCCACCTTATTTGAAATCTCCCTGTTGATGCTTTGCAGTAAGTGCGACTTTGGATCGGCTGCTCTTACGAATTGTCTCACGTCGGATACCTTATCTGCGGTGACTCTCATTTCACCTACTCCTTTCGTCCGGCCTTTTGTCCAGGCTCCAGGATTCAAACTGAATCCACAAACTGCTTCATGATCATCCCCCCGGTTATGGATAGCTGTTATTCTCTTGATGGCAAACTCCGTTCAAATGTTCCCCATGTTCCTCTTAAGCACCTTCCTTAACGAGTTTACTCTTCTCCTTCCCTGCTGATGTCAGCTCATGCCCCAAAGGGGCTTGTTCTGACTCTTCTCGAATGTTCTGGCACTTACGACATTTCTTCCGCCAGCCAAGATCGCAGGTTCCCCTGCCGACTTCAAATCCGAAGATGGCGAAAAATATTCCGGCCAGTTTAATACAGAACCAAAACCCATCGATAGATTCTCTCACTGACATGGTTTTCCTCCCTGTTCTTGTCTTTGCAGGTTTCTCGCGGTATGCGGATATTATTGTTCTGCAAAAGCAAAAATTCCCTTGAAGTGTTCCTTGTTCAATGCTCTGATTATTATTAATATTTAACCTTATTTACTTATTTTAAACTGATGTTAAAAATTTGAGATTATATTCATCTGCTTTAATATACATTACAATAAATGTGCCATTTATTTTAAATAAGATGAATGATAAGAATATCTTATATAAAACATCATAACACCTTGATTTCTTTCCCTGCTCAAAACGGTATTCCAAGATGTCCGGATTACCAGCGCGGCTTTTATTTTATCAATAAAAACAAGTAATTTTTAATTAGTTCGTATATAATGTCGAAAGATAGTAATAATTAACTAAAAATCAAATATAAGTTTACTTATTAAATATTAAATTACTAATAATCAAAGGTATGCACAGACTCCGGGAAACAGGTCTCTAAAATACAAAATGTATAAATTTCAAGTAGTTATGAATTAAAACCGGATAGAACTGGTAAAAAAGTTATCAGAAAACCGGATTCCTGCCGGTCTGGAGTCTGGTAAATTGCATAATTTTGATGCACTAGATATTCTCTGCAAGGATCGCTAATCAGTTATACTGCACATATTTAGTGCAGTGTTATTCATCTTTTTGCTGGTATTTATTTTAAGCTGCCAATATTATATAGAATTATCTAATCTTTTATCTAACCAGGTCAGAATAAATCAAAATGCATTAAAATGATGCAAGGCCGGATGCGGAGAAAAGAATTGGAAGCCGGGAGTTTTTTAGATAGTGAAAATGGGAAAGAGAAATCAGGATAGGGAAAACAGGTATGGCGGGGCATAGGTACCTGCCCCGCCATGATCAGAAGGAGAAATCAAAACCAATGCTTAATGCTTATGGCAATGAAGCGCACTGTAACCTGAAGTGTACTATTGACCTGCTGGCGTATTCCCTGCGGGGGGAGCCGCAGGTGCAGCAGGAGCTGGTGGTGAACCTGCTCCGGGAGAAGGAGTTGCCGGATTTTCCGGTGCAGGCGATGGTTTCGGTAAAAAGGTTTTTATGTCAGCCTTCTCCCGTAAGGACTGAATGTAATTTTTAACGGCATCGCTCCGCTGTTTTCCGCTGAGGTACTGCTGGATCCGGGCTTTACTTTCTTCGAAGGAACTTTCAGCAGCAGGCTTAGTATTGGTAACTTTAATGATATGGTAGCCAAACGGGGTTTCGACCACGTTGCTGATTTCCCCAACCTTCATGCTAAAGGCTGCCTGAGAGAATTCCGGAACCATCTGTTTGCGGGTAAAAAAGCCCAGGTCCCCGCCGTTTTGAGAGCTTGGGCAATCGGAATTTTCCTTGGCAAGTTTAGCGAAATCTTCGCCTGCCCTGGCTTTCTTGAGGATTCCCTCAATTTTCTCTTTAGCCTGCTTCTTCGTTGCCTCATCAGCATTCTTTTCAACCTTGACCAGGATATGGCTGGCCTGGACCATCTCTTCCTGCTTAAACTGATCCTTATGCGCCTCATAGTACTTTTTGAGATCTTCATCGCTTGCCTGCTGGGATGTGGTTTGAGCAGTTATCTGCTGCTGAATAACCTTGGAGATGATCATGTTCTTTCTTAACTCATTCTTCAGATCATCCAGGTTTATATTATTCTCTTTTAACCTGTTATTAAACTCCTCTTCGGTGGGGAACTGTTTTTTGAATTGCTCAATCCGGGCCAGTATCTCTTCGTCCGGAATCGTAATGTTGAGCTCCTTGCCTTTTTGGCAAATCAATTCACCCTCGACCAGCCGGTCAAGAATCATCTGCTGAAGCTGGAGCTTTTGCTCCGGCGGCATTTTATCTGCCATATCCGGGTTCTGGGAGGTATGAGCATTCAAGGTCCGGTCCAGTTCTTTTCGAGAGATATTCACTCCATTAACCGTAGCGACGACATCGCCCGGACTCTGAAGCTGACCGGATGGGGATTGTTTTTCTCCCCCCTCCTTTGGTGCAGCGGGAGAAGATGTGGTTCCTTTATCTTCACCCTTGCCAGGTGTGGGAGAAGAATGGCAGGAATAAAGCAATAAAGAGATACAGGCGCAGGCAAAAAGTGTTACGGTAAATCTGACAGTCTTTTGATAATTCATTACTTTCCTCCTTGGTTTCAATGACGACTATAGACTGCTGGTAAGGAACAGACACTCAGCCGGAACTCTCTGTCATAAAATCGGAATTATGTCAGGTAGCGGCATCTTTGTCAATGAATATCCATGCCTTACTGACTGGCAGGTAAAAGATTTCCATCGGCAATACAAGCAGACAGGCTTTTAAAAGACAAAGGCCACCAGCAAAGATGCTGGTGGCCTGAGCCAACAGTATTGTAATCCCCATTTCCCGAGATATGATAAAGCTATCAGCCCGGCTTCCTGGAACTACAACCTCGACGGCCTGGTGACCCTGGCGATTGAAAAGTGAGGCTCAATCCGGTTTCATTATCGGCCTTTTTCTGGAAAATATACTATCCGGGTAACTATCGTAACTATTCACTTTCCTTCGGTTTTCCGTCATTCCGACTGAATGGATAAATCTTGGAATGTACGGTTATTCAAACAGTTGGCTGGCTACTATCTTTCATATCCGTTCGGGATGTCCAGGAGTGCTGAACGATTACGCTACATCCATAGCTGCTTTATAAAGACTAATATTTTCAATAAATTAACTAGCTTATGCCGGGAATGAAAAATAAATGAGTGTAGGAAAAGACTACAAATTTATTATTTTCCTCATCATACCTGGCGGATAAGTCGAAAAAATCAGCATGGCATAAACATTGCAAAGTTCGAGGTAGAAGTGCTTTCAAGGAGGGGGAATACTGGTAAGGAGGTGATAGTAAAAATAGAGTTATGCTGCAATGAGACTTCCAAAGGGAGCTTGCTCCGAGGCTATGCTCCGGAAGATGTCTCCCAAGAAATGAAAGTGAAATGTCTCTTTTCGGTCCTTAAACTGCAAGTTCTCAATCTCGAAGAAGGGTTCATACTATGAAACATGTAATGGCTATCGCTCTTTCTCTTGGCTTATTCTTCCTGTCATCCATTCTCATTCCATCTCCGGCTGCGGCATCAACCTTTGATTTTGACGGTTATATTACTTATCATAATGATGTTGTACCAATCGCTTTCACCTTAAACAACGATGCTACCGATGTAAGGGTATGGAC includes the following:
- a CDS encoding peptidylprolyl isomerase, which gives rise to MNYQKTVRFTVTLFACACISLLLYSCHSSPTPGKGEDKGTTSSPAAPKEGGEKQSPSGQLQSPGDVVATVNGVNISRKELDRTLNAHTSQNPDMADKMPPEQKLQLQQMILDRLVEGELICQKGKELNITIPDEEILARIEQFKKQFPTEEEFNNRLKENNINLDDLKNELRKNMIISKVIQQQITAQTTSQQASDEDLKKYYEAHKDQFKQEEMVQASHILVKVEKNADEATKKQAKEKIEGILKKARAGEDFAKLAKENSDCPSSQNGGDLGFFTRKQMVPEFSQAAFSMKVGEISNVVETPFGYHIIKVTNTKPAAESSFEESKARIQQYLSGKQRSDAVKNYIQSLREKADIKTFLPKPSPAPENPATPSPGAGSPPAPAAPAAPPAGNTPAGQ
- a CDS encoding NfeD family protein is translated as MERIFSVHRFPALVLSLILFLTLFSLRASNSVAVIGQGGDKGRNRQDEVFLVKLSGEVDQGLSPFIRRVVRQADEQGIRAIILEINTLGGRLDAAIDIRDTLLNSKTLTIAYINERAISAGALISLACQKIVMAPGATIGAATPVIIDPFSQKGEPASEKVISYFRKEMKATAEKNHRPSRIAEAMVDPDVVIEGLTEKGKLLTLTTSEALRSKVADFEITGGTGEILQKFNLHLPMQARLVEQRANWAEKFLRATSGSLISSVLLTIGLLGLLIELRTPTWGIAGTVGLICLAVFFWGHVILRLVGWEEVALLLIGTVLLLLEILVIPGFGLTGILGLAALAAGFILSLVGRNPTSWELWSAVSHISIVMLIALIALALSVKFLAKSAAVQRLVLQTRTGQGRQREAEQPKTDTAAPEEARPALKSDQEPDRVQHLDQSGVALTNLRPAGKAAFGKKRLNVVSEGDFIDRGSAVRIVRVEGSRIMVQKIGKEERV